The proteins below are encoded in one region of Fibrella aestuarina BUZ 2:
- a CDS encoding DUF5686 family protein produces MIASSWAKAQTTSYVVSGTVVDAKSGQVIPFASVALVGRNVGVTTDENGLFTLKTTRLTDSLYVSSIGFGVKRFAINKTKLQQSLLLQLPAAGKVLQEVIVRAGENPAWGILRNVRKNLDKNDRSRIRAYEYDSYSKTSLSLTHISDKLRSNPLIKKVLSELNQKDSVTDDLGRRILPLMMTESISRFFYRESPERKHEDIVKTRMKGIEIVEPEVLAQFVGGNSLSYNFYQNYIRVLGKDFASPVGADWKGWYSMYLADTTKIGNFVCYEIQFDPKNKQDLLFTGKMFIDTTTFALTMIEAKVGAEANLNYVRRLEIEQELEPARDSLGNNIGWMPVAMRTNAELYGVGKNSIGALAQQITRNSNFLLNKPKPLAYYDRTVAVSDTAKTNTTPLEELEGDDEEEARKDNAYWEQKRRELGGADSLSVNDRKIQSQIDTIRNVPTIRTVELLTRIATTGWYRKGRIDWGPYPYALAFNDIEGLRLRLGFRTNGNFSKSVVLRAYGAYGTYDGKFKWGVESDFILSRQKWTIMGLKAGYDLERLGFTPELINGNKVFYAFSRFGRYRGGYYTSSQEVFIRHEPLKGIMLTAAIGDRTFTPTFDYEYLIDPDRGDQSPRSRTYNDAYWSAEIRLARKETYIMDGNERIPIATKRTPVLWLKYTRGGHMFGGTFAYERYSFRAFQTLKFGKLGRSSYVLQAGYTPTRLPAVLQFTHLGNPTAFYAPNTFNRLDFFEFVSDRFLTVHWAHGFDGLLFNRIPLIKKLNWRLWTNADVLWGARGDQSRRYESMPRPTPPPGSDGQYINFGHLDPAVPYVEVGYGISNIFKILRLQAIHRLNYLKPGTDRFVLKFGIEVSF; encoded by the coding sequence ATGATTGCCAGTAGCTGGGCTAAAGCGCAGACAACGAGCTATGTAGTAAGCGGAACGGTAGTCGACGCAAAGTCGGGGCAGGTGATTCCGTTTGCGAGCGTAGCCCTGGTGGGGCGCAATGTGGGGGTGACAACCGACGAAAACGGCCTTTTTACCCTTAAAACTACCCGCCTCACCGACTCGCTGTACGTGAGTTCGATTGGCTTTGGAGTAAAGCGCTTTGCCATCAACAAAACGAAACTACAGCAGAGCCTGCTGTTGCAACTGCCCGCTGCGGGGAAGGTATTGCAGGAGGTGATTGTGCGGGCGGGCGAAAACCCGGCCTGGGGTATTCTGCGTAACGTGCGTAAAAATCTAGATAAGAACGACCGCAGCCGAATTCGGGCGTATGAATACGATAGTTACTCAAAAACCAGCCTGTCGCTGACGCACATTTCGGACAAGCTCCGTAGCAACCCGCTCATCAAGAAAGTCCTTAGTGAACTGAATCAGAAAGATTCCGTTACCGACGACCTGGGCCGGCGGATTCTGCCGTTGATGATGACCGAGTCCATTAGCCGGTTTTTCTACCGCGAGTCGCCCGAGCGCAAACACGAAGACATTGTGAAAACGCGCATGAAGGGAATCGAGATTGTCGAGCCAGAAGTGCTCGCCCAGTTTGTGGGGGGGAATTCGCTCAGCTATAACTTCTACCAGAACTACATCCGCGTGCTGGGTAAAGACTTTGCCTCGCCCGTGGGCGCCGACTGGAAAGGCTGGTATTCGATGTATCTGGCCGACACCACCAAGATTGGTAATTTCGTTTGCTACGAAATTCAGTTCGACCCCAAAAACAAGCAGGACCTGCTGTTTACGGGTAAAATGTTTATCGACACGACCACCTTTGCGCTCACCATGATCGAGGCCAAAGTGGGTGCCGAGGCCAACCTGAACTACGTGCGGCGGCTGGAAATTGAGCAGGAGCTCGAACCGGCCCGCGATTCGCTGGGAAACAACATTGGCTGGATGCCCGTGGCAATGCGTACCAACGCTGAACTGTATGGGGTCGGTAAAAATTCGATTGGGGCGCTGGCGCAGCAGATCACCCGCAACAGCAACTTCCTGCTCAACAAGCCTAAGCCACTCGCGTACTACGACCGAACGGTGGCCGTTTCCGATACGGCTAAAACGAATACCACACCGCTGGAAGAACTGGAGGGCGACGATGAGGAAGAAGCCCGCAAAGACAATGCGTATTGGGAGCAGAAACGCCGTGAACTGGGCGGGGCGGATTCGCTCAGTGTAAACGACCGAAAGATTCAGAGCCAGATCGATACCATTCGAAACGTACCCACGATCCGAACCGTCGAGCTGCTGACGCGTATTGCCACGACGGGCTGGTATCGGAAAGGCCGTATCGACTGGGGGCCGTATCCGTACGCGCTGGCGTTCAACGATATCGAAGGCCTTCGGCTGCGGCTGGGCTTCCGCACCAACGGGAACTTCAGCAAGAGCGTGGTCCTGCGGGCTTACGGGGCCTATGGCACATACGATGGCAAATTCAAATGGGGCGTTGAGAGTGATTTTATCCTGTCGCGGCAGAAGTGGACCATCATGGGCCTTAAGGCGGGCTATGACCTCGAACGACTAGGGTTTACGCCCGAGTTGATCAACGGCAATAAAGTGTTTTATGCCTTCAGCCGTTTTGGCCGCTACCGGGGCGGGTATTATACCAGTTCGCAGGAGGTGTTTATCCGGCACGAACCGCTCAAAGGAATTATGCTGACCGCCGCGATTGGTGACCGGACTTTTACGCCGACGTTTGACTATGAATACCTGATCGACCCGGATCGCGGCGATCAGTCGCCCCGGAGCCGGACCTACAATGACGCCTACTGGTCGGCCGAAATTCGGCTGGCGCGCAAGGAAACGTACATCATGGATGGCAACGAGCGTATTCCGATCGCCACCAAGCGCACGCCGGTACTCTGGCTGAAATACACCCGGGGTGGCCATATGTTCGGGGGTACGTTCGCCTACGAGCGCTATTCGTTCCGGGCGTTCCAGACGTTGAAATTTGGCAAATTGGGCCGGTCGTCCTACGTGCTACAGGCGGGCTATACCCCCACGCGCCTGCCCGCCGTGCTTCAATTTACACACCTGGGCAATCCAACGGCTTTCTACGCGCCCAACACGTTCAACCGCCTCGACTTTTTCGAGTTTGTCAGCGACCGTTTCCTGACGGTACACTGGGCACACGGGTTCGACGGCCTGCTGTTCAACCGGATTCCGCTGATTAAGAAACTGAACTGGCGTCTCTGGACCAACGCCGATGTGCTCTGGGGCGCCCGTGGCGACCAAAGCCGCCGCTACGAAAGTATGCCGCGCCCCACACCCCCGCCCGGCAGTGATGGGCAGTATATCAACTTCGGCCACCTCGATCCCGCTGTGCCTTACGTAGAAGTGGGTTACGGCATCAGCAACATCTTCAAGATTTTGCGCCTACAGGCCATTCATCGCCTCAACTACCTCAAGCCCGGCACCGATCGGTTCGTGCTGAAATTTGGCATAGAAGTAAGCTTCTAA
- a CDS encoding Maf family protein, producing the protein MFSLKYPLVLASGSPRRRQLMTDAGFAFSIETRPTDEAFPADMPVDDVAEYLARQKAAEFKPDLGERLILCADTVVIVDDQILNKPADVPEAQRMLRRLSGRAHRVRTGVCLLSPDGLVSFTDETTVHFAQLTDEEIDYYIRVCQPFDKAGAYGAQDFVGLVGIDRLEGSFYTVMGLPTHRVYQALKAFAA; encoded by the coding sequence ATGTTTTCTCTCAAATACCCACTTGTGCTGGCATCGGGCTCGCCCCGGCGGCGCCAACTTATGACCGATGCTGGGTTTGCCTTTTCAATCGAAACGCGCCCAACCGATGAGGCTTTCCCGGCCGACATGCCCGTCGACGACGTCGCCGAATACCTGGCCCGCCAAAAAGCAGCTGAATTCAAACCCGATCTGGGTGAGCGACTTATTCTCTGCGCCGATACTGTGGTGATTGTCGATGACCAGATCCTGAATAAACCAGCCGACGTACCTGAGGCTCAGCGCATGCTCCGCCGCCTGAGTGGCCGGGCGCACCGCGTTCGCACGGGCGTCTGTCTGCTGTCACCCGATGGGCTTGTCTCGTTTACCGATGAAACGACGGTCCATTTTGCCCAGTTAACCGACGAGGAAATCGACTATTACATCCGCGTTTGTCAGCCATTCGACAAAGCCGGGGCCTACGGAGCGCAGGACTTTGTTGGGCTGGTGGGCATCGACCGCCTCGAAGGATCGTTTTATACGGTTATGGGCCTGCCCACACACCGGGTGTATCAGGCCTTGAAAGCCTTTGCTGCCTGA
- a CDS encoding mechanosensitive ion channel family protein, producing MNLQKAASLIYAELLSWFLQAARLVPKLAVAILLLLFFAMLSRWVSRWSVRGLTRVSDNLSLVNLTGAVVRVLIVSAGLFIALGVLGLDKTVTSLLAGAGVIALAVGFAFQDLTANFISGTMIALARPIQVGDTVETNGFLGKVLAIKLRSVVLDNGQGQTVELPSKDVFQKPIINYSRLGQRRVELVANVSYLDDLNTAQQVALTAVGTLPFVLPSPKPEFNYRSFGDSIQFSLSFWINPTTTPHAVALSEAMKALKTAFDKHHILMLFAGHTFDLKQKLGWTPPSA from the coding sequence ATGAATCTACAAAAAGCGGCCTCGCTCATCTACGCTGAACTGCTCAGTTGGTTTCTGCAAGCGGCCCGGCTGGTGCCTAAGCTTGCCGTGGCCATATTGCTCCTGCTCTTTTTCGCCATGCTCTCGCGCTGGGTCAGCCGCTGGAGTGTGCGCGGCCTAACCCGTGTCAGCGACAACCTATCGCTGGTGAACCTCACGGGGGCCGTGGTGCGGGTGCTGATCGTGTCGGCCGGCCTGTTCATTGCCCTGGGTGTGCTGGGGCTCGACAAAACCGTAACGTCGCTGCTGGCAGGGGCTGGCGTGATTGCGCTGGCCGTGGGCTTCGCCTTTCAGGATCTGACGGCCAACTTTATTTCGGGCACCATGATTGCCCTGGCGCGCCCCATTCAGGTGGGTGACACCGTCGAAACCAACGGTTTTTTGGGTAAGGTTCTCGCTATCAAGCTCCGGTCGGTGGTGCTCGACAACGGGCAGGGGCAAACGGTGGAACTGCCCAGCAAGGATGTGTTTCAGAAGCCAATCATCAACTATTCGCGGCTGGGACAGCGCCGGGTCGAGCTAGTGGCCAACGTATCATACCTCGACGACCTGAATACGGCTCAGCAGGTGGCGCTGACGGCTGTAGGTACGTTGCCGTTTGTCTTGCCCTCCCCCAAGCCCGAGTTCAACTACCGGAGTTTCGGCGACAGCATCCAATTCTCGCTATCGTTCTGGATAAACCCAACCACCACGCCGCACGCGGTGGCGCTGAGCGAGGCCATGAAGGCGTTGAAGACTGCTTTCGATAAACACCACATCCTGATGCTCTTCGCCGGCCATACGTTCGACCTGAAGCAAAAGCTGGGCTGGACGCCACCGTCGGCGTAG
- a CDS encoding LytR/AlgR family response regulator transcription factor, whose protein sequence is MPLPDGQQPHQLVVTNTQNETVGLDLDAVLFVESEGKSAVFYEADRRVVARMRFADVLPLLPAEQFMRIHKSYAINLAHIHKIEHEQVLMGDKLPVPLSPGYRDALRARVR, encoded by the coding sequence ATGCCCCTTCCCGACGGACAGCAACCCCACCAACTCGTTGTAACCAATACCCAGAACGAAACCGTTGGTCTTGACCTCGACGCGGTGCTGTTTGTGGAATCGGAGGGAAAATCGGCCGTTTTTTATGAAGCTGACCGGCGTGTAGTGGCCCGCATGCGCTTTGCCGACGTGCTGCCGCTGCTCCCGGCCGAGCAGTTCATGCGCATTCATAAATCGTATGCCATCAATCTGGCGCACATCCATAAAATTGAGCACGAGCAGGTGCTGATGGGCGACAAACTGCCGGTGCCGCTCAGCCCCGGCTACCGCGACGCCCTGCGGGCACGGGTACGTTAG